A genome region from Salvia splendens isolate huo1 chromosome 19, SspV2, whole genome shotgun sequence includes the following:
- the LOC121778105 gene encoding uncharacterized protein LOC121778105 isoform X2, protein MRTSIPAGEAERRLRDAEQRLKEAIEDLQRRQRGPSPDLHPPCDHADESCIAHAVGNLCQTFLLSYGIRAGIGILLRAFKLARLKSYSSLLDIKQLVSEKDLIVREEACRIGLLFGGFTGSYHALRCLLRKMRKKETPVNAILAGAVSGLSILALDDSSRRRTLALYLLARLAQCAYNSAKSKNKFHLWGSHWNHGDTLLFAIACAQVMYSFVMRPESLPKSYQDFIQKTGPVAAPVYKAVRECCRGSPVDVGSLAAYLSGRISSDVKLDKFPELIPCSVIHPDTKSCLVHNANAVKATFRKIFPLYFSLTFVPYVVLRLQKFMDAPVRTCRTAVTNAVRSTSFLSAFVGIFQGVICLHRKVALKDHKLVYWLAGGLSALSVLLEKKARRGELALYVLPRAGESFWYILVNRRLLPDIKNAEVLLMVRSFCGRLEVYPGAPLPSLTSVFLHLFIAAKYK, encoded by the exons ATGCGCACCTCCATTCCCGCCGGCGAAGCCGAGCGCCGACTGCGGGATGCTGAGCAGCGGCTGAAGGAGGCCATCGAGGACCTGCAGCGCCGCCAGCGGGGCCCATCTCCGGACCTCCACCCTCCCTGCGATCACGCCGACGAGTCCTGCATCGCCCACGCCGTCGGCAACCTCTGCCAGACCTTCCTCCTCTCCTACGGTATTCGCGCCGGCATCGGGATtctcctccgcgccttcaagcTCGCTCGGCTCAAGTCCTATTCCTCTCTCCTTGATATCAAG CAACTTGTATCGGAGAAAGACCTTATAGTGAGAGAAGAAGCATGTCGAATTGGATTGCTTTTTGGGGGATTCACTGGCTCCTACCATGCTTTGAGGTGTTTACtcagaaaaatgagaaaaaaagagACGCCAGTTAATGC TATTTTAGCAGGTGCAGTCTCTGGCTTGTCTATTCTAGCATTAGATGATTCTAGCAGAAGGCGCACACTTGCTTTATATCTGTTGGCTAGGCTTGCTCAG TGTGCCTATAACTCGGCTAAATCTAAAAACAAATTCCACTTGTGGGGAAGTCATTGGAACCATGGAGATACTCTACTCTTTGCAATAGCTTGCGCGCAG GTTATGTACTCCTTTGTTATGCGCCCTGAGAGCTTGCCGAAATCATATCAAGATTTCATTCAGAAAACAGGCCCCGTTGCTGCTCCAGTCTACAAGGCTGTAAGGGAGTGCTGTAGAGGATCTCCCGTAGATGTTGGTTCACTAGCTGCTTACCTGTCTGGCAGGATATCCAGTGATGTGAAGTTGGATAAATTTCCTGAACTTATTCCCTGTTCAGTCATTCATCCTGATACAAAATCATGCCTGGTTCACAATGCAAATGCTGTGAAGGCTACTTTCAGAAAGATATTCCCCTTGTATTTCTCTTTGACATTTGTCCCATATGTTGTTCTGCGCTTGCAAAAG TTCATGGATGCTCCAGTTCGTACATGTCGTACTGCCGTTACAAATGCTGTTCGTTCAACTTCTTTCTTGTCAGCTTTTGTTGGTATCTTTCAG GGAGTAATATGTTTGCATAGAAAAGTGGCATTGAAGGACCACAAGCTAGTTTATTGGCTTGCTGGAGGACTATCTGCCCTCTCTGTGTTATTGGAGAAGAAAGCTAGACGTGGGGAACTAGCCTTGTATGTTCTTCCAAGAGCTggagaatctttttggtacatTTTGGTGAATCGCCGTTTGCTGCCAGATATCAAGAATGCTGAGGTACTGTTAATGGTCCGGTCCTTCTGTGGAAGACTGGAAGTGTACCCTGGTGCACCATTACCATCTCTTACCTCAGTGTtcttacatttatttattgctGCCAAGTACAAGTAG
- the LOC121778105 gene encoding uncharacterized protein LOC121778105 isoform X1: MRTSIPAGEAERRLRDAEQRLKEAIEDLQRRQRGPSPDLHPPCDHADESCIAHAVGNLCQTFLLSYGIRAGIGILLRAFKLARLKSYSSLLDIKQLVSEKDLIVREEACRIGLLFGGFTGSYHALRCLLRKMRKKETPVNAILAGAVSGLSILALDDSSRRRTLALYLLARLAQCAYNSAKSKNKFHLWGSHWNHGDTLLFAIACAQVMYSFVMRPESLPKSYQDFIQKTGPVAAPVYKAVRECCRGSPVDVGSLAAYLSGRISSDVKLDKFPELIPCSVIHPDTKSCLVHNANAVKATFRKIFPLYFSLTFVPYVVLRLQKFMDAPVRTCRTAVTNAVRSTSFLSAFVGIFQGVICLHRKVALKDHKLVYWLAGGLSALSVLLEKKARRGELALYVLPRAGESFWYILVNRRLLPDIKNAEVALFCVCMGGIMYYLEQEPDTMAPFLRGLIRRFLASRISSLGPPAGRSASYSYLQTLDAMKKPDALDNQENGTTSSEKYNLESIPGL, encoded by the exons ATGCGCACCTCCATTCCCGCCGGCGAAGCCGAGCGCCGACTGCGGGATGCTGAGCAGCGGCTGAAGGAGGCCATCGAGGACCTGCAGCGCCGCCAGCGGGGCCCATCTCCGGACCTCCACCCTCCCTGCGATCACGCCGACGAGTCCTGCATCGCCCACGCCGTCGGCAACCTCTGCCAGACCTTCCTCCTCTCCTACGGTATTCGCGCCGGCATCGGGATtctcctccgcgccttcaagcTCGCTCGGCTCAAGTCCTATTCCTCTCTCCTTGATATCAAG CAACTTGTATCGGAGAAAGACCTTATAGTGAGAGAAGAAGCATGTCGAATTGGATTGCTTTTTGGGGGATTCACTGGCTCCTACCATGCTTTGAGGTGTTTACtcagaaaaatgagaaaaaaagagACGCCAGTTAATGC TATTTTAGCAGGTGCAGTCTCTGGCTTGTCTATTCTAGCATTAGATGATTCTAGCAGAAGGCGCACACTTGCTTTATATCTGTTGGCTAGGCTTGCTCAG TGTGCCTATAACTCGGCTAAATCTAAAAACAAATTCCACTTGTGGGGAAGTCATTGGAACCATGGAGATACTCTACTCTTTGCAATAGCTTGCGCGCAG GTTATGTACTCCTTTGTTATGCGCCCTGAGAGCTTGCCGAAATCATATCAAGATTTCATTCAGAAAACAGGCCCCGTTGCTGCTCCAGTCTACAAGGCTGTAAGGGAGTGCTGTAGAGGATCTCCCGTAGATGTTGGTTCACTAGCTGCTTACCTGTCTGGCAGGATATCCAGTGATGTGAAGTTGGATAAATTTCCTGAACTTATTCCCTGTTCAGTCATTCATCCTGATACAAAATCATGCCTGGTTCACAATGCAAATGCTGTGAAGGCTACTTTCAGAAAGATATTCCCCTTGTATTTCTCTTTGACATTTGTCCCATATGTTGTTCTGCGCTTGCAAAAG TTCATGGATGCTCCAGTTCGTACATGTCGTACTGCCGTTACAAATGCTGTTCGTTCAACTTCTTTCTTGTCAGCTTTTGTTGGTATCTTTCAG GGAGTAATATGTTTGCATAGAAAAGTGGCATTGAAGGACCACAAGCTAGTTTATTGGCTTGCTGGAGGACTATCTGCCCTCTCTGTGTTATTGGAGAAGAAAGCTAGACGTGGGGAACTAGCCTTGTATGTTCTTCCAAGAGCTggagaatctttttggtacatTTTGGTGAATCGCCGTTTGCTGCCAGATATCAAGAATGCTGAG GTGGCTTTGTTCTGCGTGTGTATGGGTGGAATAATGTATTATCTGGAGCAAGAACCAGATACGATGGCTCCTTTCCTGAGGGGCCTGATTCGTCGATTCCTTGCCAGCAGAATTAGCAGTCTCGGGCCTCCAGCAGGCCGAAGCGCGTCTTACTCATATCTACAAACTCTGGATGCCATGAAAAAGCCAGATGCGCTTGACAACCAAGAGAATGGAACTACATCTTCTGAAAAGTACAATCTTGAATCAATTCCTGGACTCTAG